A window from Solanum stenotomum isolate F172 chromosome 7, ASM1918654v1, whole genome shotgun sequence encodes these proteins:
- the LOC125870927 gene encoding transcription factor PIF1-like, whose translation MNHSVPDFDMDDDYSLPASSGLTRTKKSAMAEEEIMELLWQNGQVVMQSQNQRSVKKSHIGNGSGGGGDAVIPSDQAVGREIRHVEETTPHHLFMQEDEMASWLHYPLDDPSFERDLYSDLLYTTPTSTLTTAALPRDSRTSTLEIRPPPPQPSPAAPIGTAPRPPIPPSRRSVTENSNRFQNFGHFSRLPTARLEPGQANLSKSPRDSTVVDSNVTPITGQESRVSHVPDNVVPVPGGNVGCSTINGSTGTATTSTAIREPTTTCDISMTSSPGCSGNSVSASAEPPAPAPSHKAAPTPTATAAADDRKRKGRETDDEGRNEEAEFESPDTKKQARGSTSTKRSRAAEVHNLSERRRRDRINEKMKALQELIPRCNKTDKASMLDEAIEYLKSLQLQVQMMSMGCGMVPMMYPGMQPYMPPMGMGMGMGMGMEIGMNRPMVPYPPLLPGAAMQNAAAAAQMGPRFPIPPFHLPPVPVADPSRMQASSQPDPMLNSLVAHNSNQSRLPNFNDPYQQFFSLQQAQVALAQNQAVEQPSNNKSSSKKEVGNPGNHQSG comes from the exons ATGAATCATTCTGTTCCTGATTTTGATATGGATGATGACTACTCTCTTCCTGCTTCATCTGGTCTTACCAGAACTAAGAAGTCCGCAAT GGCGGAAGAGGAAATCATGGAACTACTGTGGCAAAATGGTCAAGTGGTTATGCAGAGTCAGAATCAAAGATCTGTTAAGAAATCTCACATCGGTAACGGCAGTGGAGGCGGTGGTGATGCGGTTATTCCCTCTGACCAAGCTGTCGGTAGAGAGATCCGACATGTAGAGGAAACTACTCCACATCATCTGTTTATGCAGGAGGATGAGATGGCCTCATGGCTTCACTACCCACTCGATGACCCCTCCTTCGAACGTGATCTCTACTCCGATCTCCTATATACCACGCCGACTTCTACCTTAACCACCGCCGCGCTGCCACGAGATAGCCGTACGTCTACGTTGGAGATCCGTCCACCTCCGCCACAACCATCGCCAGCAGCGCCGATCGGAACGGCTCCTCGGCCACCTATACCTCCTTCTAGACGCTCCGTCACAGAAAATTCAAATCGGTTCCAGAACTTCGGACACTTCTCGCGATTGCCTACAGCCAGGTTAGAACCTGGTCAGGCAAATTTAAGCAAGTCACCGAGAGATTCAACGGTCGTGGATTCAAACGTAACTCCAATTACAGGGCAGGAATCTAGAGTTTCACACGTACCCGATAATGTGGTACCAGTTCCCGGCGGAAATGTAGGATGTAGTACTATAAACGGCAGCACCGGAACTGCGACTACGTCAACAGCAATTAGAGAACCGACAACTACATGTGACATTTCAATGACGTCATCTCCGGGTTGCTCAGGAAATAGTGTAAGCGCCAGTGCCGAACCACCAGCACCAGCACCGTCGCATAAGGCGGCGCCAACGCCAACGGCAACAGCAGCAGCGGATGATCGGAAACGGAAAGGAAGAGAAACGGACGACGAAGGTCGGAATGAG GAAGCTGAATTTGAGTCTCCTGATACAAAAAAGCAAGCACGCGGTTCAACATCCACAAAGCGATCTCGTGCTGCGGAGGTCCATAATCTTTCAGAAAGG AGACGTAGAGACAGAATAAATGAGAAGATGAAGGCCCTGCAGGAACTCATACCACGCTGTAACAAG ACGGACAAAGCTTCAATGCTTGATGAGGCAATTGAGTATTTGAAATCACTGCAATTGCAAGTGCAG ATGATGTCCATGGGATGTGGCATGGTCCCGATGATGTATCCTGGAATGCAGCCGTACATGCCGCCAATGGGAATGGGCATGGGTATGGGGATGGGTATGGAGATTGGCATGAACAGGCCAATGGTGCCATATCCACCTCTATTACCAGGTGCAGCGATGCAGAATGCAGCTGCAGCAGCACAAATGGGTCCTAGATTTCCTATCCCTCCATTTCATTTGCCACCAGTTCCAGTAGCAGATCCATCCAGAATGCAAGCCTCAAGTCAACCAGATCCAATGCTAAATTCACTTGTTGCGCATAATTCGAACCAGTCAAGACTTCCGAATTTTAATGATCCATATCAGCAGTTTTTTAGTCTCCAGCAGGCGCAAGTCGCATTAGCGCAG AATCAGGCAGTAGAACAGCCAAGTAACAATAAATCCAGCAGCAAAAAAGAAGTTGGAAATCCAGGGAATCATCAATCTG GTTGA